From one Ochrobactrum vermis genomic stretch:
- a CDS encoding ABC transporter ATP-binding protein, producing the protein MTDCRIRFENISKSYGDFKVIDGLNLDIDRGEFVSLLGPSGSGKTTLLMMLAGFESPSSGTIHVDGKTINTVPSYKRNMGVVFQNYALFPHMTVGENVAFPLQMRGLAKAEVGKLVDKVLDMVQLSTMHERKPSQLSGGQQQRVALARALVFEPGVVLMDEPLGALDKQLREQMQLDIRALHSRLGLTIVFVTHDQSEALTMSDRIAVFNRGKIEQIGTPRAIYDEPQTRFVAEFIGETNLAEGTIERMEGSSAFIRLSNGGTLTASSKGTLAMGQKVLLSIRPERIELGSEGSSDNLLRTRVIDSVYQGDHLRIQLDAHAHDFIVRLDRKAREWTPGTDVVAGFNAADCWTIAT; encoded by the coding sequence TTGACGGACTGCCGCATCCGCTTCGAGAATATCAGCAAATCCTACGGTGATTTCAAAGTTATAGATGGTTTGAACCTCGATATAGATCGAGGTGAATTCGTGAGCCTGCTTGGGCCTTCCGGTTCAGGCAAGACGACGCTTCTGATGATGCTCGCTGGGTTCGAAAGCCCAAGCAGTGGGACAATTCACGTCGACGGCAAAACAATCAATACCGTCCCTTCCTACAAGCGTAATATGGGAGTGGTTTTTCAGAATTATGCGCTTTTCCCCCACATGACGGTTGGCGAAAATGTCGCATTTCCACTGCAGATGCGTGGCCTTGCGAAGGCGGAGGTCGGCAAGCTGGTGGATAAGGTGCTCGATATGGTGCAGCTTTCCACTATGCATGAGCGTAAGCCATCGCAGCTCTCCGGTGGGCAGCAACAGCGTGTTGCACTCGCCCGTGCACTGGTTTTCGAACCGGGAGTGGTCTTGATGGATGAGCCGCTCGGAGCGCTCGACAAGCAGTTGCGCGAACAGATGCAACTCGACATCCGTGCGCTGCACAGCCGGTTGGGATTGACGATTGTTTTCGTCACCCATGACCAAAGCGAAGCCCTGACCATGTCGGACAGGATCGCTGTTTTCAACAGAGGCAAAATCGAACAGATAGGCACACCGCGCGCGATCTATGACGAGCCGCAGACGCGGTTTGTCGCCGAGTTCATAGGCGAAACCAATCTCGCTGAAGGAACAATCGAGCGGATGGAAGGTAGCAGTGCATTTATTCGTCTGAGCAATGGCGGCACGCTCACCGCGTCATCAAAGGGAACGCTGGCCATGGGACAGAAAGTTCTTTTGTCCATCCGGCCCGAGCGTATTGAGCTGGGCAGCGAGGGCAGTTCAGACAATCTTCTCAGAACGCGCGTGATTGACAGTGTCTATCAGGGAGATCATCTCCGTATTCAGCTTGATGCTCACGCTCATGATTTCATCGTTCGCCTTGACAGGAAAGCGCGCGAATGGACGCCTGGAACGGATGTCGTAGCGGGGTTCAACGCCGCTGATTGCTGGACTATCGCAACATGA